One region of Oryza glaberrima chromosome 7, OglaRS2, whole genome shotgun sequence genomic DNA includes:
- the LOC127778986 gene encoding uncharacterized protein LOC127778986, whose translation MEPRRDDVRSAAQSTIHGSSSSAPTSSPVPDYPISGSVKPVLNYSIQTGEEFALEFMRDRAIPKKHLVSGMSHDQNVASGAGLKDPRGLLGAHRTGAESRFDAAIFLTTDIQQTEGIERKSFAENENRSRHVSTSSVPRIPSRSGSSQRLSHGYASSESSDSSRRIKILCSFGGKILPRPSDGKLRYVGGETHIIRISRNISWQELKQKTTAIYNQPHVIKYQLPGEDLDALISVSNDEDLRNMMEECGFLDNGEGSQKLRIFLVSSIDFDDMSFSLGSMDSDSGIQYVVAINGMDVGTTKPSSGHGLGNTSINELDQFINLNNDSNQPNSSRDGSNLYSMSASTAVPPALISVPLPVTLSSDSTANLYPYHSHGMQHVQGSDYSLPASSERFYDIEGQTSIPLSVPSGYRYTSQCTPYSGTTSLQSFDQQSYHDSMMEGSMKEEKQPSVRVPLQKNGLDYFQSLENMSVPVIHHDSSSTNYMNSDVPVTTSIQEGLKSSLQPSDSAKSLETYTASKAMSAAQDSECNEDDHHSSGAFASGCSDFQVEMMDHSNKNPPPRSGRVFHSERIPREQAGSLNRLSKSDDSLNSQFLILQSQSDVAKESIAEASDPAIEGTEKSNLDARAINLNDPATVDSVTPEKECANTVQQTSTFSEQLLGEKRSSTDMSTRNVEKNMHAAENAVAKCNLNDATSDGTKIVNQQADHSAVPHHVSWDTPNPAIPTDVGCDPFVPSTSSLDDSHKEPIIPKKDNKDIVGGMSERTSPDILSDFFANTAAQSLSPFNEPVLSLNMHNYEPQRWSFFRNLAQNEFEHKNKEQDLAKIEEGVYPLVHAEHDAVNVKNVAPQNDVHLETYPVSSGINLDSSILPPGFISSQDNPPMTKNVEGFQVDNPYTNMHEMMPSVPEFEEPKFEEGKAVGPVMDASFKDNNFEYLQIIKNEDLEELRELGSGTFGTVYHGKWRGSDVAIKRIKKSCFTGRSSELERLANEFWREAEILSKLHHPNVVAFYGVVKDGPGGTLATVTEFMVNGSLRHVLQRKDKYLDRRKRLIIAMDAAFGLEYLHSKNIVHFDLKCDNLLVNLKDQSRPICKVGDFGLSKIKRNTLVSGGVRGTLPWMAPELLNGSSNKVSEKVDVFSFGIVMWEILTGEEPYANMHYGAIIGGIVNNTLRPPVPASCDPEWRRLMEQCWAPDPSQRPAFTEIAGRLRAMSVAANQAKAASK comes from the exons ATGGAACCTAGAAGAGATGATGTTCGCTCTGCAGCTCAAAGTACCATCCATGGATCCTCGAGCTCAGCACCTACCAGTTCTCCAGTTCCAGACTACCCTATTTCAGGCTCTGTTAAGCCTGTCCTTAATTATTCAATCCAGACTGGGGAGGAGTTTGCTCTTGAATTCATGAGAGATCGAGCTATACCTAAGAAGCATCTGGTTTCTGGCATGTCTCATGATCAAAATGTTGCATCTGGTGCTGGTCTCAAAGATCCTAGAGGACTCCTCGGTGCTCATCGAACAGGTGCAGAGAGTAGATTTGATGCCGCAATATTTTTGACTACTGATATCCAGCAAACAGAGGGGATTGAAAGAAAATCTTTTGCTGAAAATGAAAACAGAAGCAGGCATGTGTCAACTAGCTCAGTTCCACGAATCCCATCTCGCAGTGGAAGTAGTCAGAGACTGTCCCATGGCTATGCTTCTTCTGAGTCTTCAGACTCCTCCAGAAGGATAAAAATTCTCTGTAGCTTTGGGGGAAAAATATTACCCCGACCAAGTGATGGAAAGCTTAGGTATGTTGGTGGTGAGACACATATTATTCGAATCAGTAGGAACATTTCTTGGCAGGAGCTCAAACAGAAGACAACAGCTATCTATAATCAACCCCACGTTATCAAGTATCAGCTACCAGGTGAAGATCTTGATGCGTTGATCTCAGTCTCAAACGATGAAGATTTGAGAAACATGATGGAGGAATGTGGTTTTCTTGACAATGGGGAGGGGTCCCAGAAGCTTAGGATCTTCCTTGTTTCTTCCATTGATTTCGATGACATGAGTTTCAGCCTGGGCAGTATGGATAGTGATTCTGGGATCCAGTATGTTGTTGCCATCAATGGTATGGATGTGGGAACTACAAAGCCTTCAAGTGGGCATGGTTTAGGAAACACGTCCATCAATGAGTTGGATCAGTTCATTAATCTCAACAACGATAGTAACCAACCAAATTCAAGTAGAGATGGTTCAAATTTGTATAGCATGAGTGCATCAACTGCTGTCCCTCCTGCTTTGATTTCAGTACCATTACCAGTGACCCTCTCCAGTGACAGTACTGCAAATTTGTATCCTTACCATAGCCATGGGATGCAGCATGTTCAGGGCTCTGATTACTCCCTCCCAGCTTCCAGTGAAAGATTTTATGACATTGAGGGCCAGACATCTATTCCTTTATCTGTACCTTCTGGTTATAGATATACTTCTCAGTGCACACCGTACTCAGGAACTACTTCACTGCAATCTTTCGACCAACAATCTTACCATGATAGTATGATGGAAGGATCAATGAAGGAGGAAAAACAGCCTTCTGTTAGAGTGCCACTTCAAAAGAATGGTCTAGATTATTTCCAATCCCTTGAGAATATGAGTGTTCCTGTGATTCACCATGACTCTTCTAGTACAAACTATATGAATTCAGATGTCCCAGTTACAACTTCCATTCAAGAAGGCCTGAAATCTTCTCTTCAACCAAGTGACAGTGCAAAGAGCCTAGAGACTTATACAGCATCAAAAGCTATGTCTGCTGCTCAAGATTCAGAGTGTAATGAAGATGATCACCACTCTAGTGGAGCTTTTGCATCTGGCTGCTCTGACTTTCAAGTTGAGATGATGGACCACAGCAATAAGAATCCGCCACCTCGCTCTGGAAGGGTTTTTCATTCTGAGCGGATACCTAGGGAGCAGGCAGGGTCGCTAAACCGGTTATCTAAATCTGATGATTCACTTAATTCTCAGTTTCTAATTCTTCAGTCACAGTCTGATGTGGCAAAGGAATCCATTGCAGAAGCTTCTGATCCTGCAATTGAGGGGactgaaaaatcaaatttagaTGCTCGGGCAATAAATCTGAATGATCCAGCTACTGTTGATAGTGTCACACCTGAGAAAGAATGTGCCAATACTGTACAACAGACTAGCACATTTAGTGAACAACTGCTTGGTGAAAAGAGGTCCTCAACTGACATGAGTACAAGAAATGTAGAGAAGAATATGCATGCAGCGGAAAATGCTGTAGCTAAATGTAATCTGAATGATGCAACTTCTGATGGCACAAAAATAGTCAATCAGCAGGCGGATCATTCTGCTGTGCCACATCATGTTAGTTGGGACACCCCCAATCCTGCAATCCCAACTGATGTTGGTTGTGATCCATTTGTACCTTCCACCAGTTCTTTAGATGATTCTCACAAGGAACCAATTATCCCTAAAAAGGATAATAAGGACATTGTTGGTGGTATGAGTGAGAGGACCTCCCCTGACATTCTTTCTGATTTCTTCGCCAACACTGCAGCACAATCATTAAGCCCTTTCAATGAACCTGTACTTAGCTTGAACATGCATAATTATGAACCTCAGAGATGGTCATTCTTCAGAAACCTTGCACAAAATGAATTTGAACATAAAAATAAGGAGCAAGACCTGGCAAAGATCGAGGAGGGAGTTTATCCTTTGGTACATGCAGAGCATGATGCAGTTAACGTGAAGAATGTGGCTCCTCAGAATGATGTTCATCTGGAAACTTATCCAGTATCTTCTGGCATCAATCTTGATTCTAGTATTTTgcctccaggtttcatctcatcACAGGACAACCCACCTATGACAAAGAATGTTGAAGGGTTTCAGGTTGACAATCCTTATACTAATATGCACGAGATGATGCCATCTGTTCCTGAGTTTGAG GAGCCAAAGTTTGAGGAGGGCAAAGCTGTTGGACCAGTCATGGATGCCTCTTTTAAAGATAATAATTTTGAATACTTGCAG ATTATCAAGAATGAAGACCTTGAAGAACTTAGGGAACTTGGTTCTGGAACATTTGGCACTGTGTATCATGGAAAATGGAGGGGAAGTGATGTGGCTATTAAGAGAATAAAGAAAAGCTGCTTTACAGGACGATCTTCGGAGCTAGAAAGACTG GCAAATGAATTCTGGCGGGAAGCTGAAATTCTCTCTAAGCTTCACCATCCAAATGTTGTGGCCTTCTATGGTGTTGTGAAAGATGGCCCTGGTGGTACCTTGGCAACCGTAACTGAGTTCATGGTTAATGGTTCTCTTCGGCATGTCTTGCAGCGCAAGGACAA GTACCTTGATCGTCGTAAGCGGCTTATCATAGCAATGGATGCAGCATTTGGGCTGGAGTATTTGCACTCAAAAAATATCGTGCACTTTGATCTGAAGTGTGATAACTTGCTGGTGAATCTTAAAGATCAATCTCGTCCTATATGTAAA GTTGGTGATTTTGGCCTatccaaaataaaaagaaacaccCTGGTTTCAGGTGGTGTGAGGGGGACTCTCCCATGGATGGCTCCCGAATTACTCAATGGTAGCAGCAATAAGGTGTCTGAAAAG GTTGATGTATTTTCCTTTGGCATTGTTATGTGGGAAATACTTACTGGAGAAGAACCCTATGCCAATATGCATTATGGCGCAATTATTG GGGGAATTGTAAACAACACATTGAGGCCACCTGTGCCAGCGTCATGTGATCCAGAGTGGAGAAGGCTTATGGAGCAGTGCTGGGCCCCAGATCCATCACAACGCCCAGCATTCACAGAGATAGCTGGACGACTCCGTGCCATGTCAGTTGCGGCAAATCAGGCAAAGGCGGCATCCAAATAA
- the LOC127780385 gene encoding subtilisin-like protease SBT3.4 isoform X2: protein MNHPSSAATATVLLLLALLDVAAGGGEDGQKRAAGVYIVIVQPPADGADTVAYHTCILAAALGSEGRAKEALLYSYRAVASGFAAKLTPPELAALQKHPAVLQVRPDQMYHVVDNLN, encoded by the exons ATGAACCACCCGTCCTCCGCCGCGACCGCCAccgtactcctcctcctcgccctcctcgacgtcgccgctggcggcggcgaggacggccagaagcgcgccgccggcgtgtACATCGTCATCGTGCAGCCCCCGGCCGACGGCGCCGACACCGTCGCCTACCACACGtgcatcctcgccgccgcgctcggcaG CGAGGGGAGGGCGAAGGAGGCGTTGCTGTACAGCTACCGGGCGGTCGCCAGCGGGTTCGCCGCCAAGCTcacgccgccggagctcgccgccctGCAGA AGCATCCTGCAGTTCTTCAGGTGCGCCCTGATCAGATGTATCATGTTGTGGACAACCTCAACTGA
- the LOC127780385 gene encoding uncharacterized protein LOC127780385 isoform X1 — MNHPSSAATATVLLLLALLDVAAGGGEDGQKRAAGVYIVIVQPPADGADTVAYHTCILAAALGSEGRAKEALLYSYRAVASGFAAKLTPPELAALQSELISFCCFPYNPSCIPVPPNYDELISKLYVGCSRIFSISR; from the exons ATGAACCACCCGTCCTCCGCCGCGACCGCCAccgtactcctcctcctcgccctcctcgacgtcgccgctggcggcggcgaggacggccagaagcgcgccgccggcgtgtACATCGTCATCGTGCAGCCCCCGGCCGACGGCGCCGACACCGTCGCCTACCACACGtgcatcctcgccgccgcgctcggcaG CGAGGGGAGGGCGAAGGAGGCGTTGCTGTACAGCTACCGGGCGGTCGCCAGCGGGTTCGCCGCCAAGCTcacgccgccggagctcgccgccctGCAGAGTGAGTTAATTAGCTTTTGCTGCTTTCCGTATAATCCATCCTGTATTCCTGTTCCTCCCAACTATGATGAACTGATCAGTAAACTTTATGTCGGCTGCAGTAGAATCTTCTCCATCTCTCGCTAG
- the LOC127780754 gene encoding uncharacterized protein LOC127780754: protein MLAWKAKVADRLARLLADSPASPSSAAATPPPQPATAAAAAAAAAVEPQATPFPVEHFTSPKKGSLSSYVMSLLPTSNPGHERTSPSSQHMKPLPPESLPKRWRGNDFLWHDPPLALSEESGSESERDERNGNSNNEQILQSHRPIDNSNGNEETSTSDCTDSLYYLTEKSTFISPKLFGFFQSSLPGTLKGCHWVLLYSTWKHGTSLRTLFRRSENLQGPCLLIVGDMRGAVFGGLLNGPLRPTEKRKYQGTNQTFVFTTIYGEPRLFRPTGANRYYYLCLNDALAFGGGGSFALCLDEDLLHGTSGSCQTFGNSCLAHSPDFELKNVELWGFTHSWGRST, encoded by the exons atgctcgcTTGGAAGGCGAAGGTGGCGGACAGGCtcgcccgcctcctcgccgactcccccgcctccccctcctccgcagccgccacaccaccaccacaacccgccaccgccgccgccgccgccgccgccgctgccgttgaGCCGCAG GCAACGCCTTTTCCAGTGGAGCATTTTACTTCCCCTAAGAAAGGATCATTATCTTCTTACGTGATGTCCCTTCTACCAACCTCAAATCCGGGACATGAAAGGACTTCACCGAGTTCACAGCATATGAAACCACTGCCTCCTGAATCGCTTCCTAAACGATGGAGGGGGAATGATTTCTTGTGGCATGATCCGCCCCTGGCATTAAGTGAGGAATCTGGATCTGAAAGTGAGAGAGACGAAAGGAATGGAAATTCTAATAACGAGCAGATCCTGCAGTCACACAGGCCCATCGATAACTCAAATGGAAATGAAGAAACATCAACATCAGACTGCACAGACTCTCTTTATTATTTAACTGAAAAGTCTACATTTATATCTCCAAAATTGTTTGGATTCTTTCAATCTTCTCTCCCTGGGACCTTAAAGGGTTGTCACTGGGTTTTGCTATATAG CACTTGGAAGCATGGAACATCGCTAAGAACACTTTTCCGTAGGAGTGAAAATCTCCAGGGTCCATGCCTATTG ATTGTCGGAGACATGCGGGGGGCTGTGTTTGGTGGCTTGTTAAATGGTCCTCTCAGGCCTacagagaaaagaaaataccaG GGAACTAATCAGACATTTGTATTCACAACGATTTATGGTGAACCTAGGCTTTTCAGACCAACCG GTGCCAACAGGTACTACTACTTATGCTTGAATGATGCTTTGGCATTTGGAGGAGGTGGGAGTTTCGCGTTGTGCCTCGATGAAGATTT GTTACATGGAACCAGTGGATCATGTCAGACATTTGGGAACTCATGCTTGGCTCATAGTCCAGATTTTGAACTGAAGAATGTTGAG CTGTGGGGTTTTACTCATTCATGGGGTCGTTCAACATAG